Genomic segment of Candidatus Desulfatibia profunda:
CTAGCAAAAGGTCTATAATCATTTGGTCATTTTCTATAACCTTTAAAAAGCGATGCAAGGTCAAAGGAGTGCTTTTGAATGTCCACGGCTCTGCTGATTCAAAATATCCATTTTTTTCTAGTATCTGACGGACTTTTTCTAAATCATTTGGCTCTATCAAAAGGTCAACGTCTTGGGTAAATCGAGGTTCTGCATAAAATGCCATTGCTACGCCACCAACAAGAGCATACCTTATTTTTTGACGTTCAATATGTTTTATTATTTCTGTAAATTCATCGAAAATATTCATCGGTTTCTTCCCGTTATTGTTTTTGAGGCAC
This window contains:
- a CDS encoding nucleotidyltransferase, which encodes MNIFDEFTEIIKHIERQKIRYALVGGVAMAFYAEPRFTQDVDLLIEPNDLEKVRQILEKNGYFESAEPWTFKSTPLTLHRFLKVIENDQMIIDLLL